The following proteins come from a genomic window of Malus sylvestris chromosome 4, drMalSylv7.2, whole genome shotgun sequence:
- the LOC126619299 gene encoding uncharacterized protein LOC126619299 yields the protein MASSVQRFSTYARAVKCSAPRTATQQGSGPLSTLPATVSRKLTTATAANETQTHKLERIAGELLDLTKLERHDYSILFRLKMGLNRYGPAVSGIGSTSSESGPASTAAKVAEKTAFDIKIEKFDATAKIKIIKEVRTFTDLGLKEAKELVEKVPVVVKKGMTKEEAGPIVDKLKELGATVVLE from the exons ATGGCGAGCTCAGTACAACGCTTCTCCACCTATGCTAGG GCTGTAAAATGCTCAGCTCCCAGAACTGCAACTCAACAAGGATCTGG GCCCCTATCCACATTGCCTGCTACTGTTTCTCGCAAGCTCACCACAGCCACTGCAGCAAATGAGACTCAAACACATAAACTTGAGCGCATTGCCGGCGAGCTCCTCGACCTCACAAAGCTTGAGAGGCACGACTACTCCATTCTTTTTAGGCTGAAAATGGGCCTCAACCGGTATGGCCCAGCAGTCTCAGGGATTGGCTCCACATCTTCCGAATCTGGACCGGCCTCCACGGCTGC CAAGGTAGCTGAGAAGACTGCATTTGATATAAAGATAGAGAAGTTCGATGCAACGGCAAAGATCAAGATCATAAAGGAGGTTAGGACTTTCACGGACTTGGGGCTGAAGGAGGCGAAGGAGTTGGTGGAGAAGGTCCCTGTTGTGGTGAAGAAGGGCATGACGAAAGAGGAGGCAGGGCCCATTGTTGACAAGCTTAAGGAATTGGGTGCTACTGTGGTACTGGAATGA
- the LOC126619306 gene encoding protein FAR1-RELATED SEQUENCE 6-like, whose amino-acid sequence MDHQSNHGFDSDESDLDMHAETYEHNEGIQGVLPENLDLCVDEKEETEEQSADLPMNVEALEPYIGMEFNSRDEAREFYVAYGRRSGFTVRIHHNRRSRVNNQIIGQDFVCSKEGFRAKKYVHRKDRVLPPPPVTREGCQAMIRLALRDGPKWVVTKFVKEHNHKLMSPSKVPWRGSGKHLASEDEKDKRIRELSLELYNERQKCKRRCAAYEEQLNMILKDLEKHTEHMSKKVSDTVQSIKEIEEEQSEDSDSGWS is encoded by the exons ATGGATCACCAATCTAATCATGGATTTGATTCAGATGAGAGTGACCTAGATATGCATGCTGAAACCTATGAACATAATGAAGGGATACAAGGTGTGCTTCCTGAGAATTTGGACTTGTGTGTAGATGAAAAAGAGGAGACAGAAGAACAATCAGCTGATCTACCTATGAACGTAGAAGCTTTAGAACCGTATATAGGCATGGAGTTCAACTCAAGAGATGAAGCTAGAGAATTTTATGTTGCATATGGCAGACGCTCCGGTTTCACCGTACGGATACACCACAATCGTCGTTCACGAGTAAATAATCAGATTATTGGTCAAGATTTTGTTTGCTCAAAAGAAGGCTTTCGAGCAAAAAAGTATGTGCACAGAAAAGACAGAGTTCTTCCTCCACCCCCAGTAACCCGTGAGGGCTGTCAAGCTATGATAAGGCTAGCTCTAAGAGATGGACCGAAGTGGGTAGTCACAAAATTTGTTAAAGAGCATAATCACAAACTAATGAGTCCCAGCAAGGTTCCATGGCGGGGATCAGGAAAGCACTTAGCAAGTGAG GATGAGAAGGATAAAAGAATCCGAGAGCTGTCCCTTGAGCTGTACAACGAGAGGCAAAAATGTAAGCGACGTTGTGCTGCATATGAAGAACAGCTAAATATGATATTGAAAGATTTGGAAAAACACACAGAGCACATGTCAAAAAAAGTTTCGGATACAGTTCAGAGCATAAAAGAAATTGAGGAGGAACAATCAGAGGACTCGGATAGCGGATGGAGTTAA